A part of Deltaproteobacteria bacterium genomic DNA contains:
- a CDS encoding hydrogenase maturation protease, which yields MLNDTVKAKRGTVVVGIGNPLLKDDRAGIEVAERVEALGLPVTVEVLHTVGFEAMDKVMGFDRAFVVDACQLGHPPGTVLDLRLDDIFSDGLLSGSHAATLGGTLKAGQELFPGEMPMDLRIILIEIEDASEFCPACTPAVQAAVERVVEMIRQECNLG from the coding sequence ATGTTGAATGACACCGTGAAGGCAAAGAGGGGTACGGTCGTGGTTGGCATCGGTAATCCCCTGCTCAAGGACGACCGGGCCGGCATCGAGGTGGCCGAACGGGTCGAGGCCCTGGGCCTGCCCGTGACCGTGGAGGTTCTGCATACGGTGGGCTTCGAGGCCATGGACAAGGTCATGGGTTTCGATCGGGCCTTTGTCGTGGATGCCTGTCAGCTCGGTCATCCTCCGGGCACGGTCCTCGACCTTCGTTTGGATGACATCTTCAGCGATGGCCTGCTTTCCGGGTCGCATGCCGCCACCCTGGGCGGGACCCTCAAGGCCGGCCAGGAGCTTTTCCCAGGCGAGATGCCTATGGATCTGCGCATTATCCTCATCGAAATCGAGGACGCCTCGGAATTCTGTCCGGCCTGCACGCCTGCGGTGCAGGCGGCCGTGGAGCGGGTGGTCGAAATGATCCGTCAGGAATGCAATTTGGGCTGA